The DNA segment AGGCGTACAGGGGCGTCAGTGCGAAGATCCTGCGGCGGACGAGCCACGACGTGACGAGCGGCACGGCGACGCCGACGAGGATGCCGAGGACGAGTTCCTCGACGAGCACGATCGCCTCGACATCGGGTCCGCCCGCCGTCGCGATGAGGATGAGCACGACCGGGAGTGCGAGCCCGTCGTTGAGGCCGGACTCCACGCCGAGCAGGTGCCGCACCCGGTGCGGGATCTCACCCCGGCCGATGATGGCCGAGGCGAACACGGGGTCCGTCGGGGCGAGCACGGCGGCGACGAGGGCCGCCTCGAGCAGGGTGAAGCCGAGCAGCCACATGCCGAGGGCGGTGGTGATGACGAACGTGATCGGCATCCCGAGCAGCAGGGCGCGGCCCGGCAGCTTCCAGGCGGACCGCAGCTGCCGGAACCCGATCTCCTGCCCGTCGGTGAACAGCACGATGAACAGCGCGAGCGATGAGACCGTCGTGACGGTCGGGTCGGTCGCCTCGAGGTCGATGACGCCGAGCAGGCCCTCGCCGAGGACGAAGCCGGCGACGAGGAAGAGCACGGTCGTGGACAGCACCGTGCGGTGCGCGATCCCCGATATGAGGATCGCGGCCATCAGCGTCAGCGCGAACGACAGCAGCAGGGCATCCACACCCCGAGTCTGCCGAACGGATGCCGCGGACCGCTACGGCTGCAGGCGCGTCGGGCCGCGGAAGAGGTAGGTCGTCTCGCGGATCGAGTGCTCGTCGAGCATGAGCATCATGAGGCGCGCGAGTCCCATGCCGAAGCCGCCGTGCGGCGGCACGCCGTACCGGAAGAAGTCGAGGTAGAACCCGAGCTCCTCCGGGTCGAGGCCCTTCTCCTTCGCCTGCTCGACGAGCACGTCGATGCGGTGCTCGCGCTGCGCGCCCGTCGAGATCTCGACGCCGTTGTAGATGAGGTCGTACGAGTTCGTGACGCCCGGGTCGCCCTCGCGGCGCATGTGGTAGAAGGGCCGGATGCTCGAGGCGTAGTCGGTGAGGAACACGAAGTCGTGGCCGTAGGTCTCCTTGACGTACGCCGAGATCTGGCGTTCGCCCTCCGGGTCCATGTCGGCGTCGGCGCGGGGCACGACGTAGCCGCGCGACGCGACGATCTCCTTCGCCTCGGCGAGCGGGATGCGCGGGAACGGCGTGGTCGGCACGGCGACCTCGACGCCGAAGAGCTCGCGGATCTCGTCGCCGTGCTTGGCGACGACGGCCGTGAAGCCCGCGACGAGGAGCTCCTCGTGCATCGCCATGACGTCCTCGTGCGAGTCGACCCAGCTCATCTCGGCGTCGATCGAGGTGAACTCGGTCGCGTGACGCGACGTGAACGAGGGGTCGGCGCGGAAGGCCGGGCCGACCTCGAAGACGCGGCCGAGGCCCGCGGGCTGCGCCATCTGCTTGAAGAACTGCGGGCTCTGCGCGAGGTAGGCCTTGCCCTCGAAGTAGCCGAGCTCGAACAGCTCGGCGCGCGACTCGGATGCCGAGGCCATGAGCTTCGGGGTCTGGATCTCGACCCAGTCGCGCTCGACCCAGTAGCTGCGGAGGGCGTGCAGGAACGTGGTCTGCACGCGGAAGATGAGGTTCTGCTTGGGGTGGCGCAGGTCGAGGAAGCGCCAGTCCATGCGCTTGTCGAGGCTGGAGTCGGCCGCGATCGGCGTCTCCTCTGCCTCGGAGACGATCTCGAGCGAGCCGATCTTGACCTCGAGCCCGCCGAGCTTGACGCGCTCGTCGTGCTTGAGGTCGCCGGTGACGGTGATGAACGTGCCG comes from the Agromyces marinus genome and includes:
- a CDS encoding cation:proton antiporter, with the translated sequence MDALLLSFALTLMAAILISGIAHRTVLSTTVLFLVAGFVLGEGLLGVIDLEATDPTVTTVSSLALFIVLFTDGQEIGFRQLRSAWKLPGRALLLGMPITFVITTALGMWLLGFTLLEAALVAAVLAPTDPVFASAIIGRGEIPHRVRHLLGVESGLNDGLALPVVLILIATAGGPDVEAIVLVEELVLGILVGVAVPLVTSWLVRRRIFALTPLYASLTPVAVGLIVLGICTVTHANLYLAAYAAGITIASAAPEMRVAFRDFGGQLSELVKLFAILMFGALISPELLLSVPWTAYLFAVLLMVFARPVAVQISLIGSGLPWEERATAAWFGPKGFASVLYGLLVLQSGTPEAAYLFHVIVVAIALSIIAHSSTDVPIAAWFARREAEDRVRADAAPAPEPPA
- the aspS gene encoding aspartate--tRNA(Asn) ligase, with the protein product MNTRTPIKQLAALPDGPVTVAGWVETVRDQKKVQFIILRDESGAVQLVNPATREVEDGADAAASARLALTEQISALGHGTFITVTGDLKHDERVKLGGLEVKIGSLEIVSEAEETPIAADSSLDKRMDWRFLDLRHPKQNLIFRVQTTFLHALRSYWVERDWVEIQTPKLMASASESRAELFELGYFEGKAYLAQSPQFFKQMAQPAGLGRVFEVGPAFRADPSFTSRHATEFTSIDAEMSWVDSHEDVMAMHEELLVAGFTAVVAKHGDEIRELFGVEVAVPTTPFPRIPLAEAKEIVASRGYVVPRADADMDPEGERQISAYVKETYGHDFVFLTDYASSIRPFYHMRREGDPGVTNSYDLIYNGVEISTGAQREHRIDVLVEQAKEKGLDPEELGFYLDFFRYGVPPHGGFGMGLARLMMLMLDEHSIRETTYLFRGPTRLQP